ATCGATATTTTTCCGGATCTTCCGAGCCAACGATTTTATCGGGAGTATTAGAGAATTGTTTAGCTAGATTAAGCAGCATTACTGGAATATTACAATTTTTGTTTTTATTATAAAATAATTTAACCATTGGTCGCAATAAATCATTCTCATTTGATTCCACTACGATTCCCACGCGTCCACTTTGTAGGGCTACCACGGTTCCCACTGGATAGATTCCGACGCAACGGATGAAATGTTGTACCAATTCTGGCTCAAAATGGTATTTGCTCCATTCAATTAGCTTCCCTAATACAAAATGGGGAGATTTTCCTTTATGATAACAACGAGCCGAGGTTAAGGCGTCATAAACATCGACTACAGCGGCCATTTTTCCATGAAGAGTAATAGCGTCACTATTTTTTCCCAATGGATAACCGCTCCCGTCATAACGTTCATGGTGTTCAAAAATGATACTCTGAGATACATCGGAAATTCCGTCGGATGAATTTAAAATATCACGGCTATACTCGACATGACGACGCATGATAACAAATTCATCTTCGGTAAGCCGTCCCGGCTTGTTTAATATATCCAACGGTACTAAGGATTTTCCGATATCATGCAATAAACCCCCAATCGCTGCCTGTTGAATAATGGAGCCTGGCATTCCTAAGTGCTTGCAAAATGATGTTAATAGCACTGCCACAGATACGGAATGTTCAAAAGTATATCTATCCATTTCGCGGATGCGTATTATTCCTAGCAAGGCGTCTTGGTTATGGAAAATAGATTGGACTATTCTTTCAACTACTGGTTCCAGACGTTCCAGTTCAATTTGTTTACCGAGGCGGGCATCGTCCATCATGTTGGAGATTACCTGATTAGCCTCTTTTTTTACATTAACCGCTTGTTGCCATTCTTCTTTCAATGGAATACGCAAACCCTTGACAGGATAAGGTAGAAGCAACTCATCCATGGTCTTCTTGACTTCTTTTTGAATTTCAGAAATATTTTGTCCTTGATTTTCTTTTTCATCCAGTATATCCAGTCCTTTATCTGTATCAATATAAACTTCCCGTAGTTTAAGGTCGAAAATTTTTTCTAAGGTATCTTGCGAAGTTACCGTGAAGCTGCTTTTCAAAAATGGATGATCCATCCAGCCGATGTCCAAATCATGGATGAACATTCCTAGACGTAAATAATCTATTTTTATTTTTTTGATCATAAATAAATCTCCAATCTTTATAATAACTTGTTGATTTTATAAATATTAAAAATAACTAATTTTATTATTTGGTATAATAGTGGTGAGTAATGTATTA
This region of Gammaproteobacteria bacterium genomic DNA includes:
- a CDS encoding Phosphodiesterase, which produces MIKKIKIDYLRLGMFIHDLDIGWMDHPFLKSSFTVTSQDTLEKIFDLKLREVYIDTDKGLDILDEKENQGQNISEIQKEVKKTMDELLLPYPVKGLRIPLKEEWQQAVNVKKEANQVISNMMDDARLGKQIELERLEPVVERIVQSIFHNQDALLGIIRIREMDRYTFEHSVSVAVLLTSFCKHLGMPGSIIQQAAIGGLLHDIGKSLVPLDILNKPGRLTEDEFVIMRRHVEYSRDILNSSDGISDVSQSIIFEHHERYDGSGYPLGKNSDAITLHGKMAAVVDVYDALTSARCYHKGKSPHFVLGKLIEWSKYHFEPELVQHFIRCVGIYPVGTVVALQSGRVGIVVESNENDLLRPMVKLFYNKNKNCNIPVMLLNLAKQFSNTPDKIVGSEDPEKYRSSVEILLKPN